Proteins from one Desulfovibrio intestinalis genomic window:
- a CDS encoding methylenetetrahydrofolate reductase, with translation MHIGESIRAAKKPFFSLEFFPPADEANLPGFFNTVEQLQVLAPLFASVTYGAGGGKQRNTLAVTAELARRGLNTMAHLTCVGADPEKISAFLAELRASGVDNVLALRGDPPVGEDWDWSKGHFHHASDLVAFARRQQPDMGIGVAAYPAPHPESTSIAQDRLHTAEKMRSGADFAVTQLFFDSREYLDLLEHLRGRGIHTPIIPAILPIQSFDSLRRVLSLCGANIPGKLYLDLEKANEKGGAEAVREVGLEFAVRQIQFLLENGAPGVHLYTLNKADMCLRLAEESGLLRA, from the coding sequence ATGCATATCGGAGAAAGCATTCGAGCCGCCAAGAAGCCGTTTTTTTCGCTGGAGTTTTTTCCGCCAGCCGATGAAGCGAACCTGCCCGGCTTTTTTAACACAGTGGAGCAATTGCAGGTTCTGGCTCCTCTGTTTGCTTCCGTCACTTACGGTGCAGGCGGCGGCAAGCAACGCAACACGCTTGCCGTAACTGCCGAGCTGGCGCGCCGCGGTTTGAATACTATGGCGCACCTCACCTGTGTGGGAGCCGACCCTGAGAAAATATCCGCATTCTTGGCAGAGTTGCGGGCCTCCGGGGTGGATAATGTGCTTGCCCTGCGTGGCGATCCGCCTGTTGGAGAGGATTGGGACTGGAGCAAGGGACATTTTCATCATGCCTCAGACCTGGTTGCCTTTGCCCGCCGCCAGCAGCCTGACATGGGCATTGGTGTTGCGGCCTATCCCGCGCCGCACCCCGAATCGACATCCATTGCGCAGGACAGGCTCCATACCGCCGAAAAAATGCGCAGCGGCGCGGACTTTGCCGTGACCCAGCTTTTCTTTGATTCCCGGGAATATCTGGACCTGCTGGAGCATCTGCGCGGCAGGGGCATCCACACGCCCATTATTCCGGCTATTCTGCCCATTCAGAGCTTTGACTCCCTGCGGCGGGTGCTTTCACTCTGCGGCGCGAACATACCCGGCAAGCTGTACCTTGACCTTGAAAAGGCCAATGAAAAGGGCGGAGCCGAAGCGGTGCGTGAGGTCGGGCTGGAATTTGCGGTGCGACAGATACAGTTTTTGTTGGAAAACGGCGCTCCCGGAGTTCATCTATATACACTTAACAAGGCCGACATGTGCTTGCGGCTGGCTGAAGAGTCCGGCCTTTTGCGGGCGTGA
- a CDS encoding phosphodiester glycosidase family protein yields MKIRNSIHTCGQRPRTARIGKPEAPPQGRVFLLARALCTMAALLLCVTPKVNAAQDVPSEQPLIVAAQKSDATAREGNGEGAVNENNASAPALPPIPLTLTPATTSGASASNGTPSAAAGAESASAGTAPALTTPAPEATPATALDASNQATTVAMPGVTTSVSFSAGVDEQGKPDWRQLEAGLDFGQFRLNDSEALLTALRIDPAHFNFILCARSQDGGPLRSLNQWAEQYNLSAAINASMYLPDGVTSTGYMKQDGHFNNKRVVQRFGAFFVAGPTSPELPGAAIVDRDDPQWEQHIGQYRLVIQNYRMTSADRRILWSPGGPHYSISAVAQDGEGRILFLHCRQPVEAYAFAQQLLHLPLNIRTVMYVEGGGQAGLLVRSTHWRHELAGLSAAGLLVTGDMRALLPNVLGAVRRPAPVEEMQSGEQKPSVSESSSEEDISSESQPQQSAP; encoded by the coding sequence ATGAAAATACGCAACAGCATTCACACATGCGGGCAGCGCCCGCGCACTGCCCGCATAGGCAAGCCAGAAGCTCCCCCTCAGGGCCGTGTCTTTTTGCTGGCGCGTGCCCTCTGCACTATGGCAGCTTTGCTGCTCTGTGTTACCCCCAAAGTAAACGCCGCACAGGATGTTCCCTCTGAGCAGCCCCTGATTGTGGCTGCTCAGAAGAGCGACGCCACCGCCCGCGAGGGCAACGGGGAAGGAGCGGTTAATGAAAACAACGCCAGCGCTCCCGCCCTGCCGCCCATACCGCTAACCTTGACGCCAGCCACCACCTCCGGCGCATCCGCTTCCAACGGCACCCCGTCCGCCGCTGCCGGGGCCGAATCTGCCTCCGCTGGAACTGCCCCTGCTTTGACTACGCCTGCCCCCGAGGCCACGCCTGCTACCGCCCTGGACGCGTCCAACCAGGCCACAACGGTTGCAATGCCGGGCGTGACCACATCGGTTTCGTTTTCCGCCGGAGTTGACGAACAGGGCAAGCCCGACTGGCGACAACTGGAAGCCGGGCTAGATTTTGGCCAGTTTCGTCTCAATGACAGCGAAGCCCTGCTCACGGCCCTGCGCATCGACCCTGCCCACTTCAATTTTATTCTCTGCGCCCGTTCACAGGATGGCGGCCCGCTGCGCTCGCTGAACCAGTGGGCCGAGCAGTACAATCTTTCCGCAGCCATCAACGCCAGCATGTATCTGCCCGACGGTGTAACCAGCACGGGCTATATGAAGCAGGACGGCCATTTCAACAACAAGCGAGTGGTTCAGCGGTTCGGGGCCTTTTTTGTCGCCGGGCCCACCAGCCCGGAACTGCCGGGAGCCGCCATTGTTGATCGTGACGACCCACAGTGGGAACAGCACATAGGGCAGTACCGACTGGTCATCCAGAACTACCGCATGACCAGCGCCGACAGGCGTATCCTGTGGTCGCCCGGCGGACCGCACTACTCCATTTCTGCGGTAGCTCAGGACGGCGAAGGGCGCATCCTTTTTCTCCACTGCCGGCAGCCTGTGGAGGCTTACGCCTTTGCCCAGCAACTTCTGCACCTGCCCCTCAACATTCGCACGGTCATGTATGTGGAAGGCGGCGGGCAAGCTGGCCTGCTGGTGCGGTCAACCCACTGGAGGCACGAACTGGCGGGATTGAGCGCTGCGGGCCTGCTGGTAACAGGCGACATGCGCGCCTTGCTGCCCAATGTTCTGGGCGCAGTACGCCGCCCTGCCCCTGTTGAAGAGATGCAGAGCGGCGAACAAAAGCCCTCTGTTTCCGAGTCGTCTTCAGAAGAGGATATTTCTTCTGAAAGCCAGCCCCAGCAGTCCGCTCCCTAG
- a CDS encoding desulfoferrodoxin has product MPKHLEVYKCTHCGNIVEVLHGGGADLVCCGEPMKHMVEGATDGAMEKHVPVIEKVDGGYLVKVGSVPHPMEEKHWIEWIELLADGRSYTKFLKPGEAPEAFFAIDATKVTAREFCNLHGHWKAEN; this is encoded by the coding sequence ATGCCCAAGCATCTGGAAGTTTATAAATGTACTCATTGCGGCAACATCGTTGAAGTTCTGCATGGTGGCGGAGCCGACCTCGTTTGCTGTGGCGAGCCCATGAAGCATATGGTAGAAGGCGCTACTGACGGTGCCATGGAAAAGCATGTGCCCGTGATTGAAAAGGTTGACGGCGGCTATCTTGTGAAAGTGGGCAGCGTCCCTCACCCCATGGAAGAAAAGCACTGGATCGAATGGATTGAGCTGCTTGCCGACGGCAGAAGCTACACCAAGTTCCTTAAGCCCGGCGAAGCGCCCGAGGCCTTTTTTGCCATTGACGCCACCAAGGTGACCGCACGCGAATTTTGCAATTTGCACGGCCACTGGAAGGCTGAAAACTAG
- a CDS encoding rubredoxin, with the protein MQKYVCAVCGYEYDPAEHDNVPFDQLPDDWCCPVCGVSKDQFSPA; encoded by the coding sequence ATGCAGAAATACGTATGTGCTGTTTGTGGTTATGAATATGATCCCGCCGAACACGACAACGTGCCTTTCGACCAGCTGCCTGATGACTGGTGCTGCCCTGTTTGCGGGGTGAGCAAGGATCAGTTCAGCCCGGCCTAA
- a CDS encoding FprA family A-type flavoprotein translates to MQPVEIKKDIFWIGYVDYDHRDFHGYSRSPDGSTYNAYLIKDEKNVLMDTVASGCEGTLLCRMAKVLDPEKIDYIVCNHMELDHAGALETIVERCKPEKIFVSQAGLKSMAGYFACKDWPVQAVKSGDTVSIGKRTIVFQETRMLHWPDSMVSYIPEERLLVSNDIFGQNIASSARFVDDFGDDSEYLRRVKEYYYNIVLPYSPMVLKTLPIVEQLDIDMIAPDHGLIHRGEKAVRNIIDMYRTMAEQKPQQRALIFYDTMWQSTESMAYAACSGLEENGVPTRIMSVKSNHHSAVMTELADCGAVLAGSPTHNNTILPLVAAQLTYMKGLRPLNRVGGAFGSFGWSGEAPKQLQEHLAGMNMEMPAEPVKCNWRPDRDVLKACHELGKTIAETLKKKCQEG, encoded by the coding sequence ATGCAACCTGTTGAAATTAAAAAAGACATCTTCTGGATAGGTTATGTGGACTACGACCACCGGGACTTTCACGGGTACTCCCGCTCCCCGGACGGTTCCACATATAATGCCTATCTTATCAAGGACGAAAAAAACGTTCTGATGGACACGGTAGCCTCTGGCTGCGAAGGCACCCTGCTGTGCCGCATGGCCAAGGTGCTGGATCCTGAAAAAATCGACTACATCGTCTGCAACCACATGGAGCTCGACCACGCTGGCGCTCTTGAGACCATTGTGGAACGCTGCAAGCCCGAGAAAATTTTTGTCTCCCAGGCTGGCCTCAAGTCTATGGCAGGCTATTTTGCGTGCAAAGACTGGCCCGTACAGGCCGTAAAAAGTGGCGACACCGTCAGCATAGGCAAGCGCACCATCGTTTTTCAAGAAACGCGCATGCTGCACTGGCCTGACAGCATGGTCTCATACATTCCTGAAGAAAGGCTGCTCGTCAGCAACGACATCTTCGGCCAGAATATTGCCAGCTCCGCACGCTTTGTGGACGACTTTGGCGATGACAGCGAATACCTGCGCCGCGTCAAGGAATACTACTACAACATCGTGCTGCCCTACTCGCCAATGGTGCTCAAAACTCTGCCCATTGTGGAGCAGCTGGACATAGACATGATCGCCCCTGACCACGGTCTCATCCACCGTGGCGAAAAGGCTGTGCGCAACATCATCGACATGTACCGCACAATGGCCGAGCAAAAGCCCCAGCAGCGTGCGCTCATTTTCTACGACACCATGTGGCAGTCAACGGAATCTATGGCCTACGCGGCTTGCAGCGGCCTGGAAGAAAACGGCGTGCCCACGCGCATCATGTCAGTCAAGAGCAACCACCACAGCGCAGTTATGACCGAACTGGCCGACTGCGGCGCGGTGCTGGCTGGTTCGCCCACCCACAACAACACCATCCTTCCCCTGGTGGCCGCTCAGTTGACCTACATGAAAGGTCTGCGGCCCCTGAACCGTGTGGGCGGTGCCTTCGGTTCCTTCGGCTGGTCCGGGGAAGCTCCCAAGCAATTGCAGGAACACCTTGCCGGCATGAATATGGAAATGCCTGCCGAACCCGTGAAGTGCAACTGGCGGCCCGACCGCGACGTGCTCAAGGCTTGCCACGAACTGGGCAAGACCATTGCCGAAACGCTTAAAAAGAAGTGCCAGGAAGGCTAA
- a CDS encoding cytochrome c3 family protein: MKKIFALTCMLALIFAVSAWAAPAAPDKPVEIKGSQKTVMFPHAPHEKVECVTCHHLVDGKESFAKCGSAGCHDDLTAKKGEKSLFYVIHTKTGLKHTNCAECHSKVVAEKPDLKKDLTGCAKSKCHP, translated from the coding sequence GTGAAAAAAATCTTTGCTCTCACCTGTATGCTGGCCCTGATCTTTGCCGTGAGTGCTTGGGCTGCACCCGCTGCACCTGACAAGCCGGTAGAAATCAAGGGCTCCCAGAAAACCGTCATGTTTCCCCACGCTCCTCATGAAAAAGTGGAATGCGTGACCTGTCACCACTTGGTGGACGGTAAGGAAAGCTTCGCCAAATGCGGCAGCGCAGGCTGCCATGACGACCTGACCGCCAAGAAGGGTGAAAAGAGCCTGTTCTATGTGATCCACACCAAGACAGGCCTCAAGCACACCAACTGCGCAGAATGCCATAGCAAGGTTGTGGCCGAAAAGCCTGACCTCAAGAAGGATCTTACCGGTTGCGCCAAGTCGAAGTGCCATCCGTAA
- the cobJ gene encoding precorrin-3B C(17)-methyltransferase translates to MTQAASLHVVGLGPGHADCLTPQARAVLERAECVAGYHLYMDMVPPELLEGKQRISTGMRHETERCEAAVDAALAGQATVLVCSGDPGIYALAGLALEVLESRGLVDHIPFGVVPGVPAVCAAAALLGAPLTHDFACISMSDLLTPWETIVKRLTAALEADFVCAIYNPRSKGRPGHLDTALTLARRFREPQCPVGLVRQAYRPEQSVSVHRLDSFDATQVDMLSLLIIGNSESRSLGSYMLTPRGYARKRQL, encoded by the coding sequence ATGACGCAAGCAGCCAGCCTGCATGTGGTGGGCCTTGGCCCTGGACACGCCGACTGCCTTACGCCGCAGGCCCGCGCCGTTCTGGAACGGGCCGAGTGCGTGGCGGGCTATCACCTGTATATGGATATGGTTCCACCGGAACTGCTTGAAGGCAAGCAGCGTATCAGTACGGGCATGCGGCACGAGACAGAACGCTGTGAAGCCGCAGTGGACGCCGCTTTGGCTGGTCAGGCCACGGTCCTTGTCTGCTCGGGCGATCCCGGCATCTACGCCCTGGCTGGCCTTGCCCTTGAGGTTCTGGAATCTCGCGGCCTTGTTGACCACATTCCCTTTGGCGTGGTGCCGGGGGTGCCTGCCGTGTGCGCGGCGGCAGCCCTGCTTGGTGCGCCCCTGACGCACGACTTTGCCTGCATCAGCATGAGCGATCTGCTCACCCCGTGGGAAACCATTGTCAAAAGGCTTACGGCGGCCCTTGAGGCAGACTTTGTCTGCGCCATATACAACCCGCGTTCCAAGGGACGCCCCGGTCACCTGGACACCGCCCTGACGCTGGCTCGCCGCTTTCGTGAACCGCAGTGTCCCGTTGGATTGGTGCGCCAGGCTTACCGTCCTGAACAGAGCGTGAGCGTACACAGGCTGGACAGCTTTGATGCAACACAGGTGGACATGCTTTCTCTGCTTATTATTGGCAACAGTGAAAGCCGATCTCTTGGGTCATATATGCTTACACCAAGGGGATATGCACGCAAAAGGCAGCTATGA